The proteins below are encoded in one region of Polynucleobacter sp. AP-Nino-20-G2:
- the petA gene encoding ubiquinol-cytochrome c reductase iron-sulfur subunit, producing the protein MSDKPCMDKDRRNWLIATSAVGGVGAAAALYPFVDSFEPSERAKAAGAAVEIDITGMQPDEMRMVEWRGKPVWVVRRTPEQVAELSKIDSELADPDSLRDPAQFTPPYAQNQWRSIKPEYLVVVGICTHLGCSPTPKFESGAQPSLPNTWPGGFLCPCHGSTFDMAGRVFKNKPAPDNLEVPPHMYLSDTKILVGDDKKA; encoded by the coding sequence ATGAGTGACAAGCCCTGTATGGACAAGGATCGCCGCAATTGGTTGATCGCTACTTCAGCGGTTGGCGGCGTTGGTGCAGCCGCAGCCCTTTACCCTTTTGTTGATAGTTTTGAGCCTTCTGAGCGTGCTAAGGCCGCTGGAGCTGCTGTCGAGATCGATATTACTGGTATGCAGCCAGATGAGATGCGCATGGTTGAGTGGCGCGGTAAGCCAGTTTGGGTGGTGCGTCGCACTCCTGAGCAGGTTGCAGAGTTATCCAAGATTGACTCGGAACTTGCAGACCCTGATTCTTTAAGGGATCCGGCCCAATTTACCCCTCCTTATGCCCAAAACCAATGGCGTTCAATTAAGCCTGAATACTTGGTTGTAGTGGGTATTTGCACCCATTTAGGTTGCTCTCCTACACCTAAGTTTGAATCCGGTGCTCAGCCTTCCTTGCCAAATACCTGGCCAGGCGGCTTTTTATGCCCATGCCACGGCTCTACATTCGATATGGCAGGCCGCGTATTTAAGAACAAACCAGCCCCAGACAACCTTGAAGTACCGCCACATATGTATTTGAGCGATACCAAGATTCTGGTTGGCGATGATAAGAAGGCCTAA
- a CDS encoding cytochrome bc complex cytochrome b subunit, whose amino-acid sequence MAFQEKQVPADASSAQKLMAWVDSRLPVTEAFKRHMSEYYAPKNLNFFYIFGALAIVVLVNQIFTGIFLTMNYKPDAAKAFESVEYIMREVPWGWVIRYMHSTGASMFFVVVYMHMFRGLIYGSYRKPRELIWIFGCAIFLCLMGEAFFGYLLPWGQMSYWGAQVIVNLFSAIPFIGPDLSLWLRGDYVVGDATLNRFFAFHVIAIPLVLVGLVAAHILALHEVGSNNPDGVEIKENLDANGHPVDGIPFHPFYSVHDVMYLGGFLIVFAGIVFFAPEMGGYFLEANNFIPANPFVTPAHIAPVWYFTPFYSMLRATTSNFLLPLWIFLAVILGMFAKSTKDIKIKGVCAAIAVVLAAGFYAFDAKFWGVVIMGGSVVIMFFLPWLDRSPVKSIRYRPQFHKYIYGVFVVSFVILGYLGIQPPSPVFEKISQICTIYYLGFFLAMPFWSKLGTFKPVPTRVTFKSH is encoded by the coding sequence ATGGCATTTCAAGAAAAACAAGTCCCAGCAGACGCTTCCTCAGCTCAAAAGCTAATGGCTTGGGTTGACTCACGTCTACCTGTAACAGAAGCATTTAAGCGTCATATGAGCGAGTACTACGCTCCAAAAAATCTGAATTTCTTCTACATTTTTGGTGCATTAGCTATCGTTGTGTTGGTCAATCAGATCTTTACCGGTATTTTCTTGACGATGAACTACAAGCCTGATGCTGCAAAGGCTTTTGAGTCCGTTGAGTACATCATGCGTGAAGTGCCTTGGGGTTGGGTAATTCGCTATATGCATTCCACTGGCGCTTCCATGTTCTTTGTGGTGGTTTATATGCACATGTTCCGTGGCTTGATCTACGGTTCATATCGCAAGCCACGCGAGTTGATTTGGATTTTTGGTTGCGCAATTTTCTTGTGCTTGATGGGTGAAGCCTTCTTCGGCTACTTGCTCCCATGGGGTCAAATGTCCTATTGGGGCGCTCAAGTGATTGTGAACTTGTTCTCTGCAATTCCGTTCATTGGCCCAGATCTATCTTTGTGGTTGCGTGGTGACTATGTTGTGGGTGATGCAACCCTCAATCGTTTCTTTGCATTCCATGTGATTGCAATTCCATTGGTATTGGTTGGTTTAGTAGCTGCCCACATTTTGGCTTTACATGAAGTGGGCTCCAACAACCCTGATGGCGTTGAAATCAAAGAAAACTTGGATGCAAACGGCCACCCAGTTGATGGCATACCATTTCACCCTTTTTACTCAGTGCATGACGTCATGTACTTGGGTGGTTTCTTGATTGTGTTTGCTGGCATTGTGTTTTTTGCTCCGGAGATGGGTGGTTACTTCCTCGAGGCAAATAACTTTATTCCCGCTAATCCGTTTGTGACTCCAGCGCACATTGCACCAGTTTGGTATTTCACGCCTTTCTACTCAATGTTGCGTGCAACGACTTCAAACTTCTTGTTGCCATTGTGGATTTTCTTGGCAGTGATTTTGGGTATGTTTGCTAAGAGCACAAAAGACATCAAGATCAAAGGCGTATGTGCCGCTATCGCTGTTGTTTTGGCTGCTGGCTTCTATGCATTTGATGCGAAGTTCTGGGGTGTTGTGATCATGGGCGGTTCTGTTGTGATCATGTTCTTCTTGCCTTGGTTGGATCGTTCACCAGTGAAATCTATTCGCTATCGTCCACAGTTTCATAAATATATTTATGGCGTGTTTGTCGTGAGCTTTGTGATTTTGGGTTACTTGGGCATTCAGCCGCCATCACCAGTGTTTGAAAAGATTTCTCAGATTTGCACTATTTATTATCTGGGCTTCTTCTTGGCAATGCCGTTCTGGAGCAAGCTTGGTACTTTCAAGCCAGTTCCAACGCGCGTTACTTTTAAGTCCCATTAA
- a CDS encoding cytochrome c1, translating to MKRILQTLMGVCQATVLVAALGFGVSANANEGGFPLDTAPNRVSKNASLQNGAKLFVNYCLNCHAASSMRYNRLRDIGLTDQQIKDNLILTDAKVGDLMTISMTPKEGKAFFGKTPPDLSVEARARGTDWLYTYFRTFYKDDTTQTGWNNMVYPNVGMPHVLWQLQGERAAKFEEHQDPHDESRTEKVFVGFEQLTPGTMKPQEYDDNIADLVAFMSWMAEPVQLERKRLGVVVLIFLAIFTLLAWRLNKAYWKDIH from the coding sequence ATGAAACGAATTCTGCAAACTTTGATGGGCGTCTGCCAAGCAACTGTTTTGGTTGCCGCCCTAGGCTTTGGTGTTAGTGCTAATGCTAATGAAGGTGGCTTTCCGCTGGACACAGCACCTAATCGCGTTAGCAAAAATGCTTCATTGCAAAATGGCGCTAAGTTGTTTGTCAACTATTGCTTGAACTGCCATGCAGCCTCAAGTATGCGTTACAACCGCTTGCGTGATATCGGCTTGACTGATCAACAGATCAAAGATAACTTGATTTTGACTGATGCCAAAGTCGGCGATCTCATGACAATTTCGATGACACCTAAGGAAGGTAAGGCATTTTTTGGTAAGACCCCTCCTGATTTGTCAGTAGAGGCACGTGCACGTGGTACAGATTGGCTCTACACCTATTTTCGCACTTTCTACAAAGATGACACCACGCAAACTGGTTGGAACAATATGGTGTATCCAAACGTTGGTATGCCACATGTTCTTTGGCAGTTGCAAGGCGAACGTGCTGCGAAGTTTGAGGAGCATCAAGATCCTCATGACGAAAGCCGCACAGAAAAAGTATTCGTAGGATTCGAGCAATTGACTCCAGGCACCATGAAGCCGCAAGAGTATGACGACAATATTGCTGACTTAGTCGCATTTATGTCATGGATGGCTGAGCCAGTTCAGCTTGAGCGTAAGCGTTTGGGTGTTGTAGTGCTGATCTTTTTGGCAATCTTCACTTTGTTAGCTTGGCGCTTAAATAAAGCCTATTGGAAAGACATTCACTAA
- a CDS encoding glutathione S-transferase N-terminal domain-containing protein — protein MMVLYSGTNCPFSQRCRLVLFEKGMDFEIRDVDLFNKPEDISVMNPYGQVPILVERDLILYESNIINEYIDERFPHPQLMPPDPVARARARLFLFNFEKELFVHVAALENEKGKAAEKSHEKARLAIRDRLTQLAPIFVKNKYMLGEEFSMLDVAIAPLLWRLEHYGIDLSRNAAPLLKYAERIFSRPAYIEALTPSEKVMRR, from the coding sequence ATGATGGTGTTGTACTCGGGCACTAACTGCCCATTCTCGCAACGCTGCCGTTTGGTGCTTTTTGAAAAAGGCATGGACTTTGAGATCCGCGATGTTGACTTGTTTAATAAGCCAGAAGACATCTCGGTGATGAACCCTTATGGCCAAGTTCCAATCTTGGTTGAGCGCGACTTGATTTTGTATGAGTCAAACATCATCAATGAATACATTGATGAGCGTTTTCCACATCCACAGTTGATGCCGCCTGATCCAGTTGCACGCGCACGCGCACGCCTCTTCCTCTTTAATTTTGAGAAAGAGCTGTTTGTTCACGTCGCTGCTTTGGAAAATGAAAAAGGTAAGGCTGCTGAGAAGTCACATGAAAAAGCGCGTTTAGCTATTCGTGATCGTTTGACTCAGTTGGCACCTATTTTTGTGAAGAACAAGTACATGTTGGGTGAAGAGTTCTCCATGCTGGATGTGGCAATCGCTCCTTTGTTGTGGCGTTTGGAGCATTACGGCATTGATCTCTCCCGCAATGCAGCTCCCTTATTGAAGTACGCTGAGCGTATTTTCAGCAGACCAGCTTATATTGAGGCGCTCACACCTTCTGAAAAGGTAATGCGCCGCTAA
- a CDS encoding ClpXP protease specificity-enhancing factor, translated as MSDVPSNKPYLIRALHQWCTDFGFTPFIAVFVDSNVDVPMEFVKNDEIVLNLSLEACHQLQLENDWISFQARFGGVPRRIMVPVSHVLAIYARENGQGMSFPFDASQVPGNKPSESDGTGAEKPKSTRPSLTIVK; from the coding sequence ATGTCTGACGTTCCAAGCAATAAACCCTACCTAATCCGTGCCCTACATCAGTGGTGCACGGATTTTGGTTTTACGCCCTTTATAGCCGTCTTCGTAGACTCGAATGTTGATGTGCCCATGGAGTTTGTGAAGAATGACGAAATTGTCTTAAATCTCTCTTTGGAGGCCTGCCATCAGCTCCAGCTGGAGAATGATTGGATCAGCTTTCAGGCTAGGTTTGGCGGGGTTCCAAGAAGAATTATGGTTCCCGTAAGTCATGTGTTGGCTATTTACGCTAGGGAGAATGGCCAAGGAATGTCATTCCCATTTGACGCTAGCCAGGTGCCCGGAAATAAGCCCAGCGAAAGTGATGGCACGGGGGCTGAAAAACCAAAATCTACAAGACCTTCCTTAACGATTGTGAAATAG
- a CDS encoding MFS transporter — MNSVPVEKKLSTHSYRKVAIAACFGTFLEWYDFLTFATLAVVFGPLFFPSIDPSTGLLASLATFGVGMVVRPLGAAIFGSVGDRIGRRPVFMITITLMGIATVSVGFLPTYASIGIWAPILLVSLRLLQGLSAGGEIGGSAVYLTEHAGDSNRGFKTSFLQLMGPLGILVSTLQIALLQQWLSHEEFLSWGWRVPFWISLLLLLLAFKARMALEETPIYLQLSKTEMQSKNPLRDNLTDPETRKRMFLLFFCISAGGAILFFCVQVYTSIFLKTSVKLPSPLVDQLSVYATVALLPLTIFAGWLSDKIGRKPVVVSGLILGATLILPAFHLMQIQNQSTLFIAAILIGLSAILALVVGPQTALLAELFPAKTRNSAATLPHNLAAGWIGGLLPLIVTWLNQQWVSDMAGLWYPTIFLACGAIVAILYLPETKKIDLRQ, encoded by the coding sequence TTGAATAGCGTCCCAGTAGAGAAAAAGCTTTCAACGCATTCCTATAGAAAAGTGGCTATTGCAGCATGCTTTGGCACTTTTTTGGAGTGGTACGACTTTCTAACCTTTGCCACCTTAGCGGTAGTTTTTGGCCCGCTCTTTTTTCCCTCTATCGACCCTAGCACAGGGCTTTTGGCAAGCCTAGCAACCTTTGGGGTGGGCATGGTGGTGAGGCCACTTGGTGCGGCCATTTTTGGAAGCGTTGGTGATCGTATAGGGCGTCGCCCCGTATTCATGATCACCATTACCCTCATGGGCATTGCCACAGTCAGTGTTGGCTTTTTACCTACTTATGCCAGTATTGGCATCTGGGCACCCATCTTACTGGTTAGCCTACGACTCTTGCAGGGACTCTCAGCGGGCGGCGAGATTGGTGGCAGTGCCGTCTACCTCACAGAGCATGCAGGCGACTCCAATCGGGGTTTTAAGACTAGCTTTCTGCAATTAATGGGGCCTCTCGGCATCCTTGTTTCAACATTACAAATTGCATTGCTGCAGCAATGGTTAAGCCATGAAGAGTTTTTATCCTGGGGATGGCGTGTACCGTTTTGGATATCCCTGCTGCTTCTATTGCTCGCGTTCAAGGCCAGAATGGCCCTAGAAGAAACGCCCATCTACTTGCAACTCAGTAAGACGGAGATGCAGTCTAAAAATCCGTTACGTGACAATCTCACCGATCCAGAAACTAGAAAGAGAATGTTTTTGCTCTTCTTTTGCATTTCAGCGGGTGGAGCAATATTGTTTTTCTGTGTTCAAGTCTATACATCGATCTTTCTAAAGACTTCGGTAAAACTCCCGTCACCATTAGTAGATCAACTCAGTGTTTATGCAACAGTTGCCTTGCTACCGCTCACTATCTTTGCTGGGTGGCTATCGGACAAAATTGGCAGAAAACCTGTTGTTGTTAGTGGCCTTATATTGGGGGCCACATTGATCTTGCCAGCATTTCATCTAATGCAGATACAAAACCAATCAACGCTATTTATTGCAGCAATATTGATTGGACTATCAGCCATTTTGGCCCTAGTAGTGGGCCCTCAAACAGCACTACTTGCGGAGCTCTTTCCTGCAAAAACGAGAAATAGTGCGGCTACGCTTCCACATAATTTAGCTGCTGGCTGGATTGGAGGACTCTTGCCTCTCATTGTTACTTGGTTGAATCAACAATGGGTAAGTGATATGGCGGGACTTTGGTACCCAACGATCTTCTTGGCATGCGGTGCGATAGTAGCAATTCTGTATTTACCCGAGACCAAAAAGATTGATCTGCGCCAGTGA
- the rmuC gene encoding DNA recombination protein RmuC — protein MTFDLSSLLLFGLPFGLCAGLLVYALNLRSALQRSEQQAQAESATTIALRAERDQALQNAIRLEAELDSERKQGLGRIESLNEAKEALTSQFKNLANEILEDKSKRFTEQNVANLDALLKPLQTKLSEFKEQVNTSYGNEARERFALKSEIERLANLNLRMSDETRSLTQALKGDSKVQGNWGELVLESILESSGLRKGEEYLVQDSHTQTDGSRLQPDVVVKLPEGRSLVVDSKVSITAYSRHAETSDPVVAEQELAAHIQSLRQHIQGLSVKNYSSLYSIGSVDFVLMFVPIEPAFLLALKTAPNLYQEALAKNIVLVCPSTLMATLRTVAHLWRQDHQNRNALEIAKQCGTLYDKFVGFVDDLEKLGQRLDQAQTSYHDAFNKLKSGKGNLIRTAEKVRELGVKPSKNLSAPLIESSADPE, from the coding sequence GTGACTTTTGACTTAAGCTCTCTTCTACTATTTGGCCTGCCATTTGGTTTATGCGCAGGCCTTTTGGTTTATGCGCTTAATCTGCGCTCAGCACTACAGCGCAGCGAACAACAGGCTCAAGCTGAATCTGCCACCACCATTGCCTTACGTGCCGAGAGAGATCAAGCCTTACAAAATGCAATTCGCCTAGAGGCCGAATTAGACTCCGAGCGCAAACAAGGTCTTGGCAGAATTGAATCTCTCAATGAAGCCAAGGAAGCGCTTACCAGTCAGTTCAAGAATTTAGCCAACGAGATTCTGGAAGATAAATCTAAACGATTTACTGAGCAGAACGTTGCCAATCTCGATGCTTTACTCAAGCCCCTACAAACAAAGTTGTCTGAATTTAAAGAGCAAGTAAATACTTCTTATGGTAATGAGGCTCGTGAGCGCTTTGCACTCAAGAGTGAGATTGAGCGCCTTGCTAACCTCAACCTGCGCATGTCTGACGAGACACGCTCCCTCACCCAGGCTTTAAAGGGTGATTCAAAGGTTCAAGGCAATTGGGGTGAATTGGTACTGGAATCCATCCTCGAGTCCTCAGGATTACGTAAAGGCGAAGAGTACCTGGTGCAAGATAGCCATACCCAGACCGATGGATCACGCCTTCAGCCAGACGTAGTCGTCAAACTGCCTGAGGGTAGAAGTCTCGTCGTGGATAGCAAAGTATCAATCACCGCTTATTCACGTCACGCTGAAACATCTGATCCCGTAGTTGCAGAGCAAGAGTTGGCTGCGCATATTCAATCTCTGCGCCAGCATATCCAAGGGCTCTCAGTTAAGAACTACAGCTCTTTGTATAGCATTGGCTCAGTAGACTTCGTATTGATGTTTGTGCCAATTGAGCCCGCTTTCTTGCTAGCCCTCAAAACCGCACCCAATCTATACCAAGAAGCTTTGGCAAAAAACATTGTGTTGGTATGCCCAAGCACTTTGATGGCTACCCTGCGTACTGTTGCCCATCTCTGGCGCCAAGACCACCAAAATCGCAATGCACTAGAAATCGCCAAACAATGCGGCACTCTCTATGACAAATTTGTTGGCTTTGTAGATGATTTAGAAAAACTAGGCCAGCGCCTAGATCAAGCCCAGACAAGCTATCACGATGCCTTTAATAAACTCAAGTCCGGCAAGGGCAATCTCATTCGCACGGCTGAGAAGGTGCGTGAACTGGGAGTAAAGCCCAGCAAAAATCTCTCTGCCCCACTCATTGAATCGTCTGCCGATCCAGAATAA
- the grxD gene encoding Grx4 family monothiol glutaredoxin produces MDTQAKIQEIVSSHPVVLFMKGNAQFPQCGFSGNAINILRASGVENLHTVNVLEDEAIRQGIKQFANWPTIPQLYINGEFIGGSDIMTEMFQSGELQKLVKA; encoded by the coding sequence ATGGATACCCAAGCAAAAATTCAAGAAATCGTTTCCAGCCACCCAGTGGTGCTGTTCATGAAAGGAAATGCTCAATTTCCTCAATGCGGATTCTCTGGTAACGCGATCAATATTTTGCGCGCCAGTGGCGTAGAAAATCTTCACACCGTGAATGTTTTAGAAGACGAGGCAATTCGCCAAGGCATTAAGCAATTCGCTAACTGGCCAACGATTCCCCAGCTTTACATCAACGGTGAGTTTATTGGCGGCTCAGACATCATGACTGAGATGTTCCAGAGCGGTGAATTGCAAAAGCTGGTGAAGGCATAA
- the prmC gene encoding peptide chain release factor N(5)-glutamine methyltransferase — protein MSANPSLRSLLSSSSLPANEARILLAYVLEKHYQLPRSALLSRDDMTLNDLAQTEWQSIEQRRLNGEPVAYILGKKGFHNIELSVAPGVLIPRPETELLVEIALGEIAKLNKPVKILDLGTGSGAIALAVASASPESSLLATDQSEVALAIAMQNAKSLKLTDRVQFAHGSWYQAIPEDSAFDIILSNPPYIADQDPHLAQGDLRFEPVSALTDKASGLTCLEEIIFGADQYLKPGGLIAVEHGFDQAKAVVALMTKAGLKDPKIHLDLAGHSRVSSARKSN, from the coding sequence ATGAGCGCTAACCCGTCTTTGCGTTCCCTTTTAAGCAGCTCATCCCTGCCTGCCAATGAGGCACGTATTCTGTTGGCATATGTTCTAGAAAAACATTACCAACTGCCACGCTCAGCTTTGCTGTCCCGCGACGATATGACGCTCAATGACTTAGCTCAGACGGAATGGCAAAGCATTGAGCAACGGAGATTAAACGGTGAGCCAGTTGCTTATATCTTGGGTAAAAAAGGATTTCACAATATTGAGCTATCGGTTGCGCCTGGAGTATTAATCCCCCGCCCTGAAACAGAACTATTGGTGGAGATTGCCCTTGGTGAAATCGCCAAACTCAATAAGCCCGTAAAAATATTGGACCTCGGCACAGGCTCTGGCGCGATTGCTCTTGCTGTAGCGAGCGCATCCCCTGAATCATCCCTGCTAGCAACCGATCAATCCGAGGTAGCCTTAGCAATTGCAATGCAAAACGCTAAATCGCTCAAGCTGACGGATCGAGTGCAATTTGCACATGGAAGTTGGTATCAAGCCATTCCCGAAGACTCCGCTTTTGACATTATCTTAAGCAACCCTCCTTATATTGCCGATCAGGACCCTCATTTGGCGCAAGGCGATCTCCGGTTTGAGCCCGTATCAGCATTAACGGATAAAGCCAGCGGCCTGACCTGTCTCGAGGAGATTATTTTTGGGGCAGATCAATATCTCAAACCAGGAGGCCTGATCGCCGTTGAGCATGGTTTTGATCAAGCCAAGGCAGTGGTAGCACTTATGACTAAAGCGGGTCTTAAGGACCCTAAAATACATCTCGATTTAGCAGGTCACTCCCGAGTGAGCTCGGCTAGAAAAAGTAATTGA
- the prfA gene encoding peptide chain release factor 1 has translation MKPSMRAKLEHLDTRLAELNSLLTTEESTKDMDNYRKLTREHSDIATVVEQFGLYKQAEADAQAAEEMRKDPEMKDFADEEQKQAQATMEELEGVLQKLLLPKDVNDERNVFLEIRAGTGGDESALFAGDLLRMYTRFAERQGWKVEVVNAAESDLGGYKEVVLRLVGQSVYSRLKFESGGHRVQRVPQTETQGRIHTSACTVAVMPEADELEAVKINPAELRIDTFRASGAGGQHINKTDSAVRITHLPTGTVVECQDDRSQHRNREQAMKVLVSRIMDAREREKHQLEAQTRKSLIGSGDRSDRIRTYNFPQGRITDHRINLTLYKIDAMMDGDLDDLCNALASEHQAELLAALGDN, from the coding sequence ATGAAGCCCAGCATGCGGGCTAAGCTAGAACATCTAGACACGCGCTTAGCCGAACTCAATTCCCTATTAACCACCGAAGAGTCCACCAAAGACATGGACAACTATCGGAAACTCACGCGTGAGCATTCTGATATCGCAACGGTAGTAGAGCAATTTGGTTTATATAAACAAGCTGAAGCAGATGCACAAGCCGCAGAGGAGATGCGCAAAGATCCCGAGATGAAGGACTTTGCTGATGAAGAGCAAAAACAAGCTCAAGCCACCATGGAAGAGCTTGAAGGGGTCTTACAAAAACTCTTGCTACCAAAAGATGTTAACGATGAGCGCAATGTGTTCTTGGAAATTCGGGCGGGCACTGGTGGTGATGAGAGCGCCTTGTTTGCAGGAGATCTACTCAGAATGTATACCCGCTTTGCCGAGCGCCAAGGCTGGAAAGTGGAAGTAGTCAATGCTGCTGAGTCGGATCTTGGTGGCTATAAAGAAGTTGTTTTACGTCTTGTTGGGCAATCGGTGTACTCTCGCCTCAAGTTTGAATCTGGAGGTCACCGCGTGCAGCGCGTACCCCAAACAGAAACTCAGGGGCGCATTCATACATCGGCCTGCACGGTTGCCGTGATGCCGGAGGCAGATGAACTAGAGGCAGTCAAAATTAATCCCGCCGAATTACGTATTGATACCTTCCGCGCATCTGGTGCCGGCGGACAGCATATTAATAAAACAGATTCTGCTGTGCGAATTACGCATTTGCCAACAGGCACCGTAGTGGAATGCCAAGATGATCGTAGTCAGCACCGCAATCGTGAGCAGGCGATGAAGGTTTTGGTATCACGCATCATGGATGCCCGTGAGCGCGAGAAGCATCAACTGGAAGCGCAAACCAGAAAATCATTAATTGGTTCTGGTGATCGCAGCGATCGCATTCGAACCTATAACTTTCCACAAGGCCGCATTACCGATCACCGCATCAACCTTACGCTCTACAAGATTGATGCCATGATGGACGGTGATTTAGATGATCTATGCAATGCACTAGCATCTGAACATCAAGCAGAATTGCTTGCAGCGCTAGGTGACAATTAA